In Rana temporaria chromosome 3, aRanTem1.1, whole genome shotgun sequence, a single window of DNA contains:
- the LOC120931238 gene encoding protein shisa-like-1a produces the protein MDAKDNGARGFFVSFFPTHRSGKQCPQNAATPEKMKRLNSANLLRWTVLLLNYLWKASSLNVRTCEGYPGQGDVYHTGFHCPRLSDSHEHMYCCYTGNNSLKYCCKQDEFETLMKVNLSEKIATYIYKSPLPLLGIGFYGLVILSLMIVDFLYYYKLNKKAFCSMLSHTWIVKHLVLPIFHRNPNKGVEPWNKGVADRMAADGRQGGHKPLDGRV, from the exons ATGGATGCAAAAGATAATGGCGCTCGCGGTTTCTTTGTATCTTTCTTCCCAACCCACCGCTCCGGCAAACAATGTCCACAGAACGCGGCAACCCCTGAGAAGATGAAGCGGCTGAATTCAGCAAACCTGCTTCGCTGGACTGTGCTGCTCCTCAATTATCTCTGGAAAG CTTCCTCTCTCAACGTGCGGACATGTGAAGGATACCCGGGGCAAGGAGATGTGTACCATACAGGATTTCACTGCCCGCGTTTAAGTGACTCTCATGAGCATATGTATTGCTGCTATACAGGAAACAACTCTCTGAAATATTGCTGCAAACAAGATGAGTTTGAAACTCTAATGAAAGTGAATCTGTCTGAAAAAATTGCTACCTACATTTATAA GAGCCCGCTTCCTCTGCTTGGCATCGGCTTCTACGGACTTGTGATTCTTTCTCTGATGATTGTAGATTTCCTCTATTACTACAAACTCAATAAGAAAGCTTTCTGCAGCATGCTAAGTCATACTTGGATTGTCAAGCACCTCGTCCTTCCAATTTTCCATAGAAACCCAAATAAAGGCGTTGAGCCGTGGAACAAAGGTGTAGCGGATAGAATGGCGGCGGATGGCAGACAGGGCGGGCACAAGCCTTTAGATGGCAGAGTGTGA